In Fodinibius saliphilus, a genomic segment contains:
- the holA gene encoding DNA polymerase III subunit delta: MAKKTSIELYSEILNELHSEDRKPVYFLYGEEEFFLDKLQEAVEKLIPEDQKDFNFDLLYGRDVTPEKVLSIIRSYPMMSEQRVVILRDFKELSGYGANAEGYQGEINDLIPYLEQPNPTTLFVCIDTKKPSGRSKFGKALKKSKNVGFHEFEEVPDYRLPDWIIAWARDHHNKKIEPPAAQMLAQYVGNSLQLLSTEIDKVCTFVDTSKTINESQIKKIIGLYREYSVFELKDAIIQRNLEQSLFIAEQMLQHSKANTGEIIRSVGFFYNVFSNIWKIRRLAGQGNSKKQVQQTLGINNNWYFNKLWKDASAFKLAEMPRIFEALLDADRASKGFTKMTPSTILFLMIKRIID, from the coding sequence GTGGCCAAGAAAACCAGTATAGAACTTTATTCTGAAATTCTGAATGAACTACATTCAGAAGACAGAAAGCCCGTATATTTTCTGTATGGGGAAGAAGAGTTCTTCTTGGATAAGTTGCAAGAAGCCGTTGAAAAGCTGATCCCAGAGGATCAAAAAGATTTTAACTTTGATCTCCTCTATGGTCGTGATGTGACCCCGGAAAAGGTCTTATCTATCATTCGTAGCTACCCGATGATGTCGGAACAGCGTGTGGTTATTCTTCGGGATTTTAAAGAGCTGAGCGGTTATGGGGCCAATGCAGAGGGTTATCAGGGGGAGATTAATGATTTGATTCCCTATCTGGAGCAACCGAACCCAACGACTCTTTTCGTCTGTATTGATACAAAGAAACCTTCTGGACGTTCTAAGTTTGGGAAAGCCCTCAAAAAAAGTAAAAACGTAGGGTTTCATGAGTTCGAAGAAGTGCCCGATTATCGCCTGCCTGATTGGATAATTGCCTGGGCACGAGATCATCATAATAAAAAAATTGAACCGCCGGCGGCACAGATGCTGGCCCAATATGTTGGCAACAGCCTACAGCTACTGTCCACAGAAATAGATAAAGTGTGTACTTTTGTGGACACTTCTAAAACCATCAATGAGAGCCAAATAAAAAAAATAATCGGTCTTTATCGCGAATATTCAGTGTTTGAGCTAAAAGACGCCATTATTCAGCGAAACCTGGAGCAGTCCCTGTTCATTGCGGAACAGATGTTGCAACACTCTAAAGCGAACACGGGAGAAATTATTCGTTCCGTGGGGTTCTTTTACAATGTGTTTTCAAACATCTGGAAAATTCGTCGCCTAGCAGGACAGGGTAATTCAAAAAAGCAAGTTCAACAGACCTTAGGTATCAATAATAATTGGTACTTTAACAAGCTTTGGAAAGATGCTTCTGCTTTTAAGCTGGCCGAAATGCCCAGAATATTTGAAGCGCTCTTAGATGCCGATCGAGCTTCGAAAGGCTTTACTAAGATGACCCCCTCTACAATACTGTTTTTGATGATCAAACGTATCATCGATTAG
- the pnp gene encoding polyribonucleotide nucleotidyltransferase, whose product MKEDFKSVEFAPGKTLSIETGRIAKQADGAVVVRMGDTMVLCTAVSSKEPTDKPFFPLTVDLRESFSAGGKFPGGFIKREGRPNDKEVLSSRLIDRSLRPLFPDGYNFDTQIVCKVLSSDGEHDGDVLGGVGASAALHISDVPFAGPIAEVRVGRVDGEFIINPTISEMKNSDIDMIIGGTAESVIMMEGDMDEISEKEMLDAIKAAHKSIIKLCEFQEELRDEFGVEKREFEPEPVDEDLKEKVHELADEKIRDLVNVGLGKEEYSSRLKDIKDSVVEELTDTEEYEDAGGDIKDILSKIEKEELRNMILEKEKRIDGRTPGDIRDIWTQVDYLARTHGSAIFTRGETQALVSVTLGTQKDAQAVDTLLTEEDKKFFLHYNFPNFSVGEAGFMRGPGRREKGHGHLAERSISKLMPSFEEFGYVIRVISDITESNGSSSMASVCGGSMALMDAGVPLKKPVAGIAMGMIVGDDKEVVLSDIRGEEDFMGDMDFKTAGSRDGITACQMDMKVSGISFEKLEEALEQARKGRLHILDKMAETITEPQDQISEFAPQFLNMEIDADEIGSVIGPGGKVIQTLQKETDTEIWVEEDEEREVGKITITADDLANAKEAKKRIEGIVGHLEEGATYQGTVKAIKDYGAFVEIVPGKDGLLHVSEINHSHVNNVSDVLSVGDELEVKLLKVEHGGKLRLSRKALIDKDSDQG is encoded by the coding sequence ATGAAAGAAGATTTTAAAAGTGTAGAATTTGCACCGGGTAAAACATTATCAATAGAGACCGGTCGTATCGCTAAACAGGCTGATGGTGCAGTAGTAGTACGCATGGGCGATACCATGGTATTATGTACTGCTGTAAGTTCAAAAGAGCCTACTGACAAACCATTTTTTCCTTTAACAGTTGACTTGCGAGAAAGTTTTTCTGCAGGTGGTAAGTTTCCCGGCGGCTTTATTAAACGCGAAGGTCGTCCAAACGATAAAGAAGTTCTTTCCAGTCGTTTAATTGATCGTAGTCTTCGTCCACTTTTCCCGGACGGTTACAACTTCGATACACAGATTGTTTGTAAGGTGCTTTCTTCTGACGGAGAACATGATGGTGATGTTTTAGGGGGTGTTGGTGCTTCTGCAGCATTGCACATTTCTGATGTGCCTTTCGCAGGTCCGATCGCTGAAGTCCGAGTAGGACGTGTTGACGGTGAGTTTATCATCAATCCAACAATTAGTGAGATGAAAAACAGTGACATCGATATGATTATCGGTGGTACTGCAGAGAGTGTTATTATGATGGAAGGGGATATGGATGAGATCTCTGAGAAAGAGATGCTCGATGCCATCAAGGCTGCTCACAAATCTATCATCAAGCTTTGTGAATTCCAGGAAGAGCTTCGCGACGAGTTTGGTGTTGAAAAACGTGAATTCGAACCTGAGCCGGTTGATGAAGATCTAAAAGAAAAAGTACACGAACTTGCTGACGAGAAGATTCGTGATCTCGTTAATGTGGGGCTTGGTAAAGAAGAATACAGCTCACGTCTCAAAGATATTAAAGACAGCGTTGTTGAAGAACTTACCGATACTGAAGAGTATGAGGATGCCGGTGGAGATATCAAAGATATTCTTAGCAAGATTGAGAAGGAAGAGCTCCGCAACATGATTCTCGAAAAAGAGAAGCGTATTGATGGGCGTACTCCCGGAGATATCCGCGATATCTGGACCCAGGTAGACTATTTAGCACGTACGCACGGTTCTGCTATCTTTACTAGAGGCGAGACACAGGCGTTAGTTTCTGTGACACTTGGTACTCAAAAAGATGCACAGGCAGTAGATACCTTACTTACTGAAGAAGATAAAAAATTCTTCCTGCATTATAACTTCCCTAACTTTAGTGTAGGGGAAGCTGGTTTTATGCGAGGACCCGGCCGACGTGAAAAAGGTCACGGACACTTGGCTGAACGTTCTATTAGTAAGTTGATGCCTTCTTTTGAAGAGTTCGGATATGTGATTCGAGTTATTTCTGATATTACAGAATCTAACGGCTCTTCTTCTATGGCTTCTGTTTGTGGTGGTTCGATGGCTCTTATGGATGCCGGAGTTCCGTTGAAGAAACCTGTTGCAGGTATTGCAATGGGAATGATTGTTGGCGACGACAAAGAAGTCGTGCTCTCCGATATTCGTGGAGAAGAAGATTTCATGGGCGACATGGACTTCAAAACGGCTGGAAGCCGAGACGGAATTACTGCTTGTCAGATGGATATGAAAGTAAGCGGTATCTCTTTTGAGAAGCTTGAAGAAGCACTTGAGCAAGCTCGAAAAGGACGTCTGCATATCCTGGATAAGATGGCTGAAACCATTACTGAACCACAAGATCAGATTTCCGAATTTGCACCCCAGTTCTTAAATATGGAGATCGATGCTGACGAAATCGGATCTGTTATTGGGCCTGGCGGTAAAGTGATTCAGACACTTCAGAAAGAAACGGATACTGAAATCTGGGTTGAAGAAGATGAAGAACGCGAAGTAGGTAAAATTACCATTACTGCTGATGATCTTGCCAATGCCAAAGAAGCAAAGAAACGTATTGAAGGAATTGTCGGTCATCTCGAAGAAGGAGCAACCTACCAAGGTACTGTAAAAGCCATTAAGGACTACGGTGCTTTTGTTGAGATTGTTCCCGGTAAAGATGGACTGCTTCACGTTTCAGAAATCAATCACTCACACGTTAATAATGTTAGTGATGTACTTTCTGTAGGAGATGAGCTTGAAGTGAAACTACTTAAAGTTGAACATGGCGGAAAGCTTCGTCTCTCACGTAAAGCATTGATTGATAAAGACAGCGATCAGGGATAA
- a CDS encoding M16 family metallopeptidase, translated as MSTERIKEIDFVNKTVLENGLTIVTEEVESVKSVSVGIWAETGSRNETEKQAGVTHFLEHMLFKGTESRSSLDIAMSMESVGGYLNAFTSSEYTCYYSRCLNSQLERALDVLSDMVLHPSFPKDEIEKEKNVVIEEMKMYRDSPKDYLFEKFSANIFSGHPLGMSTLGVEETVSAFERADLYEYMDERYQPSNLLVAVAGNMDHNKVVGLVSDFFSDVEAKEPVDKSKALPEYSVDDVELTKPIEQTHLITGRRGLDYNHEHKYQLLLANTVLGGGMSSRLHQNVREKYGYCYTITSFNQSYKDTGLYGIYVGTDKDYVDHVRELIGKELDKIKQDPIPEKELSEAKAQLKGKLMLSLESMSNRMSRLAKNDIYYERFVTMDELQQKIEAVQSADVQDFAQEFYDNELFSEALLLPEE; from the coding sequence ATGAGTACAGAACGAATAAAAGAGATCGATTTTGTAAATAAGACCGTTCTTGAAAACGGCTTAACCATTGTTACGGAAGAGGTAGAGAGCGTTAAAAGTGTTTCGGTAGGTATCTGGGCCGAAACCGGCAGCCGAAACGAAACAGAAAAACAGGCCGGGGTGACCCACTTTTTAGAGCATATGCTCTTCAAAGGCACCGAAAGCCGTTCTTCTTTAGATATTGCAATGAGCATGGAGTCGGTCGGGGGATATCTCAATGCTTTTACTTCATCAGAGTATACTTGCTATTATTCACGCTGTCTCAATTCACAGCTCGAGCGGGCACTGGATGTGCTTTCTGATATGGTACTACATCCTTCATTTCCTAAAGATGAGATTGAGAAAGAGAAGAATGTAGTTATTGAAGAGATGAAGATGTATCGCGACAGCCCGAAAGACTACCTTTTCGAAAAGTTTAGTGCCAACATCTTTAGCGGACACCCCTTGGGAATGTCGACACTTGGAGTTGAAGAAACAGTTTCTGCTTTTGAACGTGCAGATCTGTATGAGTATATGGATGAACGCTATCAGCCTTCAAATCTATTGGTAGCAGTAGCCGGAAATATGGATCATAATAAAGTAGTAGGTTTGGTTAGTGATTTTTTCAGTGATGTGGAGGCCAAAGAACCTGTGGATAAAAGTAAAGCCCTTCCAGAGTATAGTGTTGATGATGTTGAGCTGACGAAGCCCATTGAGCAAACACACCTTATTACCGGTCGCCGTGGATTGGATTACAATCATGAACATAAGTACCAGCTATTACTAGCAAACACGGTGTTAGGGGGAGGAATGAGCTCGCGTCTGCATCAAAATGTTCGGGAAAAATATGGCTATTGCTATACCATTACCTCATTTAATCAGTCTTATAAAGATACTGGCTTATATGGTATTTATGTGGGTACTGATAAAGACTATGTTGATCATGTTCGAGAGCTTATTGGCAAAGAACTCGATAAGATTAAGCAAGATCCTATTCCTGAAAAAGAACTTTCTGAAGCCAAGGCCCAACTCAAAGGTAAACTTATGCTCTCGCTCGAGAGTATGAGCAACAGGATGTCACGATTAGCAAAAAATGATATCTATTACGAGCGATTTGTGACGATGGATGAGCTGCAGCAGAAGATAGAAGCAGTTCAGTCTGCTGATGTACAAGATTTTGCACAAGAATTCTACGACAATGAACTATTCTCTGAAGCCCTGTTACTGCCCGAAGAGTAA
- a CDS encoding phytoene/squalene synthase family protein: MTDLFRIPYVLIKPLYQRTSFHRSVIEEIDDERLKNAYSECRAITRHHAKTFYMATRFLPNHKQRGIFAIYSLCRYIDDLVDEAEDLLEQKKLTKEDIRGRLNRWKQKLEDTYEGRTQDNAILIAFSDVLKRHHIPIEMPFELMEGVCMDLFKNRYETFNELYNYSFKVASIVGLMTSQVFGYENEEARSYAIDLGIAMQLTNILRDVGEDLERNRIYLPQEDLQHFGVTEDDLFCHRLNEHVKNLLQFQIERTRRYYNRSDKGIALLSSDSQLPVYLARQNYSRILNKIEKNDYNVFDTRAYLNTTEKLSILPRAYYQMKVGKS, encoded by the coding sequence ATGACTGATCTATTCCGTATTCCATATGTACTCATCAAGCCCCTTTATCAGCGGACTTCTTTTCACCGTTCGGTAATAGAAGAGATCGATGATGAGCGATTGAAAAATGCTTATTCGGAGTGCAGGGCTATTACTCGGCATCATGCTAAAACCTTTTATATGGCTACCCGTTTTCTTCCAAACCACAAGCAACGGGGTATTTTTGCTATCTATAGTTTGTGTAGGTACATCGACGATTTGGTTGATGAAGCTGAAGATTTGTTGGAACAGAAGAAGTTGACGAAAGAAGATATCCGCGGAAGGCTAAATAGGTGGAAACAGAAGCTTGAAGATACGTATGAAGGACGCACGCAAGATAACGCCATTTTAATTGCCTTTTCGGATGTTTTAAAACGCCATCATATCCCTATAGAAATGCCTTTTGAGCTGATGGAAGGGGTGTGTATGGATCTTTTTAAAAATCGCTACGAAACATTCAATGAGCTTTACAATTACTCCTTCAAAGTAGCTTCTATTGTTGGTTTGATGACAAGTCAGGTTTTTGGATATGAAAATGAAGAAGCACGTAGTTATGCCATAGATCTGGGTATTGCAATGCAGCTTACCAATATTTTACGGGATGTGGGAGAAGATCTTGAGCGTAATCGTATTTACCTGCCTCAAGAAGATCTGCAGCACTTTGGCGTCACCGAAGACGATCTGTTTTGCCATAGGTTAAATGAGCATGTTAAAAATCTGCTTCAGTTTCAAATTGAACGTACCCGAAGATACTATAATCGATCAGATAAGGGAATAGCCCTGCTCTCTAGCGACAGCCAATTGCCGGTATATCTGGCACGGCAAAATTATAGTCGTATCCTTAATAAGATAGAAAAAAACGATTATAACGTTTTTGATACTCGCGCCTATCTAAATACAACCGAAAAACTGTCCATTTTACCTCGGGCGTACTACCAAATGAAGGTTGGAAAATCCTGA
- a CDS encoding esterase family protein, with the protein MEKKTENWRSPSLGKDMELTVYGKSGTPIIGLPTRGASCHQWEEFGMVDAISYQLDNEFNQLFCLSSIDKEGFLNDDAMPSQRIIRQQQYEAYIVEEVVPYILEENNIDFIIIAGIDLGGCHALTTALKHPQAFGKAIGMSGIYDIKPFMDGFYDDDVYYNNPMDFVPNMNKQSLLERVRDIDFRLVSYEADERKEDTLRMSNVMRMKFIEHDLDIWGETGDEWELWPQMLKTHVI; encoded by the coding sequence ATGGAGAAGAAAACGGAAAACTGGAGGAGCCCAAGTCTTGGAAAAGATATGGAGCTGACAGTGTATGGCAAGTCAGGAACTCCAATTATCGGGCTTCCGACAAGAGGGGCTTCCTGCCATCAGTGGGAAGAATTTGGGATGGTTGATGCCATCTCTTATCAGCTTGATAATGAGTTTAATCAGCTTTTTTGCCTTTCATCAATCGATAAAGAAGGGTTTTTGAATGACGATGCAATGCCCTCGCAACGTATCATTCGTCAGCAGCAATATGAGGCGTATATCGTCGAAGAAGTTGTGCCCTATATCCTGGAAGAAAATAATATCGATTTTATTATTATTGCAGGTATTGATCTGGGAGGCTGCCATGCACTTACCACTGCTCTTAAACATCCCCAGGCATTTGGCAAAGCTATTGGCATGAGTGGTATCTACGATATAAAACCATTTATGGACGGTTTTTATGATGATGATGTGTACTACAATAACCCAATGGATTTTGTGCCTAATATGAACAAGCAGTCGCTTCTTGAGCGTGTTCGGGATATTGATTTCCGACTTGTTAGTTATGAGGCTGATGAGCGTAAAGAAGACACGCTGCGCATGAGTAATGTGATGCGTATGAAATTTATAGAACATGATCTCGATATCTGGGGTGAGACTGGTGACGAATGGGAACTGTGGCCACAAATGTTAAAAACTCACGTTATTTAA
- a CDS encoding asparagine--tRNA ligase produces MVYITNLSDHVDEEVTLKGWVYNYRSSKNLYFVELRDGSGICQCVVAKDAVSDEAWEAAEALRQESSVEITGTVVEDERSIGGHELQVTNLKIFQVAEDYPITPKDHGVDFLMENRHLWLRSRRQWAAMRVRNEIIYAIHVFFQERGFVQMDAPIFTGNAAEGTTNLFETEYFDEEAYLTQSGQLYGEAMAMAHGLIYTFGPTFRAEKSKTRRHLTEFWMIEPEMAFYDLDMDMDLAEDFIRFIVKRVLDRCPKELDILDRDTSKLRKTVEEGFSRISYTEAVEQLRSDEMAEMLDQMVKDRKQEAEELKEEREEIKKEHGQAKKWRKAQIDQRVKEIGMRLDEIEEDLRNIPTWRESALNFEWGEDFGGSDETLLTKKYDTPILVHRFPAEIKAFYMKRDPEDEKLALAVDMLAPEGYGEIIGGSEREEDLDTLKKRIDEHDLPEDVFQWYIDLRQYGSVPHSGFGLGLERTVAWLCGLDHVRETIPFPRMMGRLTP; encoded by the coding sequence ATGGTTTATATCACCAATTTATCCGACCACGTTGATGAAGAAGTAACACTGAAAGGTTGGGTATATAATTACAGGAGTAGTAAAAATCTCTATTTCGTAGAACTTCGTGACGGGTCAGGCATCTGCCAGTGTGTGGTTGCAAAAGATGCCGTTAGTGATGAAGCCTGGGAAGCCGCAGAAGCATTGCGGCAGGAGAGTTCTGTTGAAATTACTGGTACCGTTGTTGAAGATGAACGGAGTATTGGGGGACATGAGCTGCAGGTTACCAACTTGAAGATTTTTCAAGTTGCCGAAGATTATCCTATTACCCCCAAAGATCATGGCGTCGATTTTCTAATGGAGAACCGGCACCTGTGGTTACGTAGCCGACGCCAGTGGGCGGCTATGAGGGTACGAAATGAAATTATTTATGCAATCCATGTTTTTTTCCAGGAGCGAGGCTTTGTGCAAATGGATGCCCCAATTTTTACAGGTAATGCTGCTGAGGGTACTACAAACTTGTTTGAAACCGAATATTTTGATGAAGAGGCTTACCTTACTCAGTCTGGACAGCTATATGGTGAAGCAATGGCTATGGCTCATGGATTGATTTATACCTTTGGTCCGACCTTCCGTGCTGAGAAAAGTAAGACCCGTCGTCACCTTACCGAGTTTTGGATGATTGAACCCGAGATGGCGTTTTATGATCTTGATATGGATATGGATCTGGCAGAAGACTTTATCAGGTTCATTGTGAAACGTGTGCTGGATCGCTGTCCCAAAGAGCTCGATATTCTTGACAGGGATACTTCTAAGCTCCGAAAGACAGTAGAAGAGGGTTTTTCCCGCATATCCTACACCGAGGCCGTAGAACAGCTGCGTAGTGATGAGATGGCAGAGATGCTGGACCAGATGGTTAAAGATCGCAAGCAGGAAGCAGAAGAGCTTAAAGAAGAGCGTGAGGAGATTAAAAAAGAGCACGGACAGGCCAAGAAATGGCGTAAGGCACAGATCGATCAGCGTGTGAAAGAGATTGGTATGCGTCTTGATGAGATTGAAGAGGATCTGCGAAATATTCCTACTTGGAGAGAATCGGCACTTAACTTTGAATGGGGTGAAGATTTTGGCGGCAGTGATGAAACTCTTCTTACCAAAAAGTATGACACGCCGATATTAGTGCACCGTTTCCCCGCCGAAATTAAGGCGTTTTATATGAAGCGTGATCCTGAAGATGAGAAATTAGCACTCGCTGTTGATATGCTTGCTCCTGAAGGCTATGGTGAAATCATCGGTGGCAGTGAACGAGAAGAAGATCTGGATACCCTCAAAAAACGTATAGATGAACACGACTTGCCGGAAGATGTCTTCCAGTGGTATATTGATCTGCGTCAGTATGGCTCGGTACCTCACTCGGGCTTTGGCTTGGGATTAGAACGAACCGTAGCCTGGTTATGCGGACTTGATCACGTTCGTGAAACTATTCCTTTTCCCCGGATGATGGGTCGACTTACTCCGTAG
- the accC gene encoding acetyl-CoA carboxylase biotin carboxylase subunit, translated as MPNISKILVANRGEIALRVIRSCKELGKETVAVYSTPDAEAPHVLQADESVHIGPAASSESYLVIDKIIQAAKDTGADAIHPGYGFLSENAEFSERCKKEGIIFIGPDAYAIKSMGDKTAAREIMSKANVPFPPGTKKELEDIEEAENIANDIGYPVLVKAAAGGGGKGMRIVDSPDEFKSGIKAAKSEARNAFGDDRVYIEKYLVEPRHVEFQIIADEHGNVLHVFDRECSIQRRHQKVIEEAPCSILTEELRSEMADAAIAAAEAVDYVGAGTIEFLVDADRNFYFLEMNTRLQVEHPVTELITGLDLVALQIIVAEGKKLPMTQDEITMDGHALECRIYAEDPRDNFLPSTGTLKKHRIPSGNGVRVDSGVEEGQAVTINYDPMISKLCTYGNDREHAIKRMLRALDEYEIAGCRTTIPFCKFVLNHESFTSGEYDTHFVPDHFSEEKLDGTITDDDKVKALAAALLKKEGKGEKKTQKNNQYFASGAVSPWWDRRSS; from the coding sequence ATGCCCAATATTTCAAAAATTTTAGTCGCCAACAGAGGCGAAATTGCGTTACGTGTTATCCGTAGTTGTAAGGAACTTGGTAAAGAGACCGTTGCGGTTTATTCTACGCCCGATGCTGAGGCTCCGCACGTGTTACAGGCCGATGAATCGGTACATATTGGTCCGGCCGCTTCTTCTGAAAGTTATCTGGTGATCGACAAAATTATACAGGCAGCCAAAGATACAGGGGCTGATGCTATCCACCCGGGTTACGGTTTTTTGAGTGAGAACGCGGAGTTTTCGGAGCGGTGTAAAAAGGAGGGGATTATCTTTATCGGTCCCGATGCTTACGCCATTAAATCGATGGGAGATAAAACGGCTGCCCGTGAAATTATGAGTAAGGCGAATGTGCCCTTTCCACCGGGGACCAAAAAAGAGCTCGAAGATATTGAAGAGGCTGAGAACATTGCCAATGATATCGGTTACCCGGTGCTTGTGAAAGCTGCAGCCGGCGGTGGTGGTAAAGGGATGCGCATTGTTGATTCTCCGGACGAATTTAAATCGGGCATTAAAGCGGCTAAGTCGGAAGCTCGTAATGCTTTTGGGGATGATCGCGTTTATATCGAAAAATATTTAGTAGAGCCACGTCACGTTGAGTTTCAAATTATTGCTGATGAGCATGGTAATGTACTGCATGTCTTTGACCGGGAATGTTCCATCCAGCGGCGCCACCAGAAAGTAATCGAAGAAGCCCCTTGTTCAATTTTAACGGAGGAACTGCGTTCCGAAATGGCCGATGCGGCGATAGCTGCAGCAGAAGCAGTGGATTATGTAGGAGCAGGAACGATTGAGTTCCTGGTTGATGCCGATCGTAATTTTTATTTCCTGGAGATGAATACCCGTCTGCAGGTAGAACATCCTGTTACCGAACTGATTACAGGCTTGGATCTGGTTGCCTTGCAAATCATTGTAGCGGAAGGCAAAAAGTTGCCAATGACGCAAGACGAAATTACCATGGACGGACATGCTTTAGAATGCCGTATTTATGCCGAAGATCCGCGGGATAACTTTTTACCCAGTACTGGTACCTTGAAAAAACACCGCATTCCCTCGGGGAATGGAGTACGTGTTGATTCCGGAGTTGAAGAAGGGCAGGCGGTGACCATCAATTATGATCCGATGATCTCTAAACTTTGTACTTATGGAAACGATCGTGAGCACGCTATTAAGAGAATGCTGCGAGCATTGGATGAGTATGAAATTGCGGGTTGCCGTACGACCATTCCATTCTGTAAATTCGTATTGAATCACGAATCTTTTACTTCAGGTGAGTACGACACACATTTTGTACCTGATCACTTCAGCGAAGAGAAGTTAGACGGTACTATTACTGATGACGATAAGGTAAAAGCTTTAGCCGCAGCACTGCTTAAGAAGGAAGGTAAAGGAGAGAAGAAGACACAAAAAAACAATCAATATTTTGCCAGTGGAGCTGTTTCGCCGTGGTGGGATCGACGCTCATC
- a CDS encoding sigma-70 family RNA polymerase sigma factor, giving the protein MQAVSKAELHKMSDEDLMEKFQSGYEEAFNLLVNRYQDRLHNFLYGYTHNHQDCEDLVQETFFRVFRSRHSYERIAKFSTWMYTIAINLAKSLYKKKKRMTKVTIHKDPDDSEDRPMKLEDSKILPDDSLHEKMCMDELEDALMELSKNFREVVVLRDIQQLSYEEISEITDLPMGTVKSRINRGRAQLQELLENYVQLETIS; this is encoded by the coding sequence ATGCAAGCTGTTTCAAAAGCTGAACTTCACAAGATGTCTGATGAAGATTTAATGGAAAAGTTTCAATCAGGATATGAAGAGGCTTTTAACCTGTTGGTAAATCGCTATCAAGATCGTCTTCATAATTTTTTATATGGCTATACTCATAATCATCAGGATTGCGAAGACTTAGTACAAGAGACATTTTTCCGGGTTTTTCGGAGTCGACATTCTTACGAACGTATTGCCAAATTTTCGACCTGGATGTACACTATTGCTATCAATCTTGCTAAAAGTCTTTATAAAAAGAAGAAACGTATGACCAAGGTTACTATCCACAAAGATCCCGATGATTCTGAAGATCGACCAATGAAGCTGGAAGACAGCAAGATTTTACCGGACGATTCTCTGCACGAGAAAATGTGCATGGATGAGCTTGAAGATGCGCTTATGGAGCTTAGCAAGAATTTTCGCGAGGTTGTTGTATTGCGTGATATTCAGCAGCTTTCCTATGAAGAGATTTCAGAAATTACGGACCTTCCCATGGGTACTGTGAAGTCCCGCATTAATCGTGGAAGGGCACAATTACAAGAATTATTAGAAAATTACGTTCAATTGGAAACAATTTCATAA
- a CDS encoding phosphoribosylaminoimidazolesuccinocarboxamide synthase codes for MHTDIDSKALNNCITRTDIPGHAEPYRGKVRDVYSLGDNKLGIVASDRISAFDHIMKQAIPYKGQILNSLAAFAFDKVDDIVATHIIDVPHPNVTIAKKCEPIPIEVVIRACLTGHAARVYKSGKRTLCGVELPNGMIENQKFEEPILTPATKAEEGHDEDISEKEILNQGIVDEGIWSEVREKAFKVFERGQQIANQQGLILVDTKYEFGLCNGEVTLIDEVHTADSSRYFYADGYEERQEKGEPQKQLSKEFLREWLMDHDFQGKKGQTLPDLPDEFRIKVYNRYTELYEKLTGNTFDPTPLNMTTFNGELKEIFEYYT; via the coding sequence GTGCATACTGATATCGATTCTAAAGCTCTTAATAACTGTATTACAAGAACCGACATTCCCGGTCATGCCGAACCCTATCGCGGTAAAGTACGTGATGTTTATTCTCTTGGGGATAATAAGCTGGGGATAGTAGCCAGTGATCGTATTTCTGCCTTCGATCATATCATGAAGCAAGCTATACCTTATAAGGGACAGATTTTAAACTCCCTTGCAGCTTTTGCTTTCGATAAGGTTGATGATATCGTTGCTACCCATATTATTGATGTGCCCCACCCAAATGTTACTATAGCAAAAAAGTGTGAACCTATTCCTATAGAAGTAGTGATACGCGCTTGCCTCACCGGCCATGCTGCTCGCGTGTATAAATCTGGTAAACGAACCCTTTGTGGCGTAGAACTGCCTAATGGAATGATAGAAAATCAAAAGTTCGAGGAACCTATCCTTACTCCAGCCACAAAGGCTGAAGAGGGACATGATGAAGATATATCAGAAAAAGAGATTCTCAATCAAGGTATTGTCGATGAAGGTATCTGGTCAGAAGTACGAGAAAAAGCCTTTAAAGTTTTTGAACGCGGCCAACAGATTGCAAACCAGCAGGGGCTGATACTGGTAGATACCAAATATGAATTTGGGTTGTGTAATGGTGAAGTCACTCTTATTGATGAAGTGCATACCGCCGATTCCTCGCGCTATTTTTATGCGGATGGGTATGAAGAGCGCCAGGAAAAAGGCGAGCCCCAAAAACAATTATCAAAAGAATTTTTACGAGAGTGGCTCATGGACCACGATTTCCAAGGTAAAAAAGGACAAACCCTGCCAGACCTACCGGATGAATTTCGCATCAAAGTGTACAATCGGTATACCGAACTATATGAGAAACTCACCGGAAATACCTTTGATCCTACGCCCCTGAACATGACTACCTTTAACGGAGAGCTAAAGGAGATCTTCGAATACTATACCTAA